AAACTTGTGTCCTCTCAGAATAACGCCTGCCAAGCTAAAAGGAGTAACTTGTAATCTGTCTATTTTTGACACTTATATCAAATCCCCTATGCTGATTGCCGGGCTCTATGCAGAGGGGGAAACAAAAGTTATTGAAAAAATCAAGTCAAGGGATCATTCTGAATTAATGCTGAACCATTTGGGAGCAGATTTAAAAATTGACGGTTTGGAAGTAACCTCTAAAAGAATTGAAAACCTCTATGCCAACGATATTAAAGTACCGGGAGACATCTCAACTGCTGCTTATTTCATAACGGCAGCCCTATTAGTACCTAATTCCGATGTTACAATTAAAAACGTAGGGATAAATCCTACAAGAACAGGAATACTTGATGTATATAAATCAATGGGTGCAAAAATAGAAATCTTAAACGAAAGAACGGTAAATAACGAAAAGGTAGCAGATATAAGGGCTACATCCTCTTCCCTAAAAGCAACGGAAATAAAGGGTGCCCTGATACCAAGGCTTCTTGATGAAATACCTATTATTGCTGTTGCAGCTACAATGGCAAAGGGTACCACGGTATTTAAGGATCTAAATGGTTTTAAAATAAAAGAATCCAACCGTTTAAAATATATAGTACAGGAACTTTCAAAACTTGGGGCATCCATCAGGGAAACTGAGGACGGAATGATAGTAGAAGGCGGCAAGGAGCTTAAGGGTGCCATTGTAGAAGGTTATAATGATGCGGCAATTACAATGTCCCTTTGTGTTGCAGGTCTTATAGCAGAAAATGAAACTATGATAAGGAAAACACAAATTTTAGATATAGCTTATCCTGAATTTATTACTGTATTAAATAAATTATAATAAAACATTACTATAACCATAATAAAATATCACTATAACAAAATAACTTAATAAAATGAGAAATCAGATTAGAAATTTAAATACAGCTTAAAAGGGGCTTTACTGCCCCTTTTATTATTATTTTTTTGCTTCTGCCAAGGCATCTTTTCTTAATTTTTCTTTAAGCCTGTAGCCTAGTACCATTAAACTGTCGCTTAAATGAACATTTTCAATAATGACATCGTGACTAATCTTTAAATCCATAGGTGAAAAATTCCAAAGTCCCTTTACTCCCAGGCTGGCTACTTTTTCTGCTACAGAAGGAGTTTTTTCATAAGGTACACAGAGCATAGCAATATCAATTCTTTTATTTTTAATAAACTCTTCAAATTCGTCAAAGTGCAGTACCTTTTTCCCATTTATCTCTTTGCCCACTAAGTCAGGATTTACATCAAATATTCCTATTATGTTAAAGCCCCTCTTTTCAAAATTTGAATAATTGGCAAGAGCCTGTCCCATATTGCCTGCTCCAAGAATAACCACATTGAACTTATCATTAACTCCCAGAATGTTTCCGATTTCGTTGAACAAAGATTCCACATTATATCCATAGCCCTGCTGCCCAAACCCGCCAAAACAATTTAAATCCTGGCGTATTTGAGATGCAGTTATCCCCATACGCTGACTTAACTCCTTTGAAGATATTTTTGATATGTCCATTTTTAGCAGGTCTGACAAGTAGCGGTAATATCTTGGCAAACGCCTTATTACAGCCATGGATATTTTTTTATTTCCACTCATTTACTTCACCTCTTGCAAATACTGGTGGAACCGTATCATAGCGCAAAACTATAATTATGCCACAAATAGATTATAAAAAAATCCTTTGAAATTTTGCTGTAAAAAATATAGTTTAATTTTAAAATTAAACTATTGTGATTATACACCTTTGTTATTTTATTGTCAATATTGCTTGTATATATGATTTTTGCTACAATTGGTGTTGTAAGCCTAAAAGAAAGATGTGATTGCCATTATTATTTTAAGCTGCAACAAGATAAATTTTTCATTTGGGATAAACAAAATACTGGATAATGTATCCTTCAGCATAAAGAATACTGATAAAACGGGTATTGTAGGGGTTAATGGTGCCGGCAAAACCACCCTCTTTAAAATATTAACTTCAGAGTACACCCCTGAAAGCGGGGAGATATACATTGCCAAAGACTTAAATATTGGGTATTTGGAGCAAAATTCCGGACTTGATGAAAACAACACCTTACTTGAAGAAGTGCTGACGGTGTATTCCCACTTTATTGATATGGAAGCCCGTATAAAAGAGCTGGAAAAATGTATAAGTACTGAGAAAAATGAAGAAGTTTTAAATGCATATATGAAAGAATACTCACGCCTGTCAGAAGATTTTTCAATGCTTGGCGGGTTTGAGTACAACAGCCGTGCAAAAGGTGTTTTAAAAGGTCTGGGGTTTTCTGAGGAGGACTTTGATTTAAAGGTTGGCAAATTAAGCGGCGGTCAAAAAACAAGACTTTCACTTTCAAAACTCCTTTTAAAAGAGCCTGACCTACTTCTTTTAGACGAGCCTACAAACCATTTAGATATCAGTGCAGTTGAATGGCTGGAAAACTTTTTAAAAGAATACAAGAAATCTGTAATGGTTATTTCCCATGACAGGTTTTTTATAGATAAAGTTGCAGACAAAATTTTAGAAATAGAAAACCGCCATGTAAAGCTTTATAACGGAAACTATTCAGACTATATAAAACAAAAGGCTTTAGACAGGGAAATACAGCAAAAACACTATGAACAGCAGCAAAAGGAAATTGCAAAAATGGAAGTTTTTATTGAGCAGCAAAAAAGATGGAACAGGGAAAGAAATATCATTGCTGCTGAAAGCAGACAAAAAGCCATAGATAGGATGGAAAAAATAGAAAAGCCGGAAAAACTTCCTGATAAAATCAAGGTAAAATTTAAAAGTAATATATCCAGTGGAAAAGATGTTTTATTTGTTGAAAATCTTTCAATGGAGTTTCCTGGAAAGCCATTGTTTAAGGATTTGTCTTTTAATGTAAGGAAAGGTGAGAAGATATTTATATTAGGTGCAAATGGCACCGGAAAAACCACCCTTTTAAAAATACTTACAGGCAATCTTAAACAAACCTCCGGGAATTTCCGGTACGGCTATAATGTTGAAATGAGCTATTACGACCAGGAACAAGAGTCTTTAGACCCTGATAATACAGTGTTAGATGAAGTATGGGATGCAAGTCCTGATATTTTACAAACTGAAATCAGAAATGCCCTTGCAATATTTCTTTTTAAAGGGGAAGATGTCTTTAAAAGAATATCGGATTTAAGCGGAGGGGAAAAGAGCAGGGTAGCACTGATTAAAATAATGCTCTCAGGCTCAAATCTTCTTCTTTTAGACGAGCCTACAAATCATTTGGACATTAATTCAAGGGAAGTACTGGAGGAATCCCTTAGCGATTTTGACGGCACATTAATTGTAGTATCCCATGACAGGTACTTTATTAATAAACTAGCCACCAGGATTATTTATATTGAAAATGAATCTTCAATTTTAGATTTTAACGGAAATTATGAGGACTTTTTATCTTACAGAAATAGAATAAATGCTTCAAATGAAAATAGCGAAAATACCAATAAAAAAATTTCTTCCGGCAAACTACAGCATTTAGCCAGCAAAGAAGAAAAAGCGAGAAAAAGGCGTTTAGAAAAGCTTATACTTAATACTGAAAAAAGGATATTTCAAGTTGAAAGCCGCCTGGATGAAATAAATAAAAAAATGCAGTCAGAAGAAGTGGCAAGTGACCATGTAAAGCTTATGGAACTTAATAAAGAACATGATGAGCTTAATAAAGAACTGGAAGAACTCTATAAAACATGGGAAGAGGCCAGCTTAGAAGCCAGCAATTACTCTTCACCGTAATATTTCTTTATACCTTCTTTTATAGCTGCAGCCAGTTTTTCCTGGTACTCCTGTGTGGAAAGTTTTTGTTCCTCTTCAGCATTGGATAAAAAACCACATTCAACTATAACAGTGGGCTTTTTTATATTTTTGAGGATAAGTGTCTCAGTATCTTTTACCAAAGCCTCTCTTTTGTTTTCAGGATCCACCATATCCCTTAGGGACCTTTGAATACACTGGGCAAGTCTTTTGCTTTCTTCAGAGTTTTTAGGGAAAAATGTCTGTGCCCCGTGGTATTGTGACTGAGGAAATTTGTTCATATGAATGCTGACCACTATATCCGCTTCTGATTCATCCATTATTTTTTTGCGGTTTAACAAGTCCTGCCTTCTTTTATTTGTATAGCCTTTGGTTCCCTCCTTATACAAAAGTCCGTCTTCTTCCCTGGTCATAATAACATTAAAGCCATCTTCCATAAGAAGTTCTTTCAGCCTTTTTCCTATGATTAAGTTTATATCTTTCTCTTTTAATTGGATATTATCACCAACAGCCCCCGGGTCTTCCCCCCCATGCCCTGGATCTATAATTACTGTTCTTTTAAGGGATTTTGCATTTGTTGGTTCAGTAGCTTTTGAATCAAGGCTGTATTTTAAATTGTATACTGTTATTGAAAGGAGAAGGATTAGTACCATCAAAAGTATTTTATCCTTCTTAAGTATAAGAATCATAACATCACTTCCCCCTTTTACCAGTTATACAATAAAGATATTCAATAACAGCTTGACCCTATGCTACCATTTTCATAAAATCTACTGTTTTGTAAATACTGCTTTTATTACCATATCTTCCTTTGGTACAACTTCTATAGTCTGGCTGTTTTCATTTACATCTCCTTCCCACCTGACAAATTTATATCCATCTAAAGGCACGGCAGTTATACAAAGGGAAATACCGGTAAAATAGCGCCCTGTCCAAGGGTATACGGTCTCTTCCACTCCCGGTGTTTTGTCATTAATATCTATGGAGTTTATGCGTATATAACCATGCTGTTTATTTGAAACATCAAGGCTGATATTTGAAATCCCTTCAAGGTTAAAAAACGATATTATGTGCTCCCTCTGGGCATCCGGTCTTTTTTCTGCAAATTCAAAGAGCGCATCAACATTTCTCTTCCAATTTGGCCATGGACGCCATCTGGATGTGTGTTCATCTATCTCAGGTTCCAGTAGGTTTTTAAATTCCACAATTCTTTTTTTAACGAATTCAGGTTTAAAAGATGTATTTAAATGATCCGCAAATGTATTTATAAACTGATTTTTAAATTCTTCATTTTCCAAAAGGTTTCTAAGTATAAAGGTAGACCAATCAGGGTTTGGCCACTCATTATTGCCTGCCTCAGTTGCATGGACAAGGGTATTGTTGTTATAGCCTCCATAATATGGATACAGCCCAAAACCAAAATCAGTATCATATAAAACCCAGCGCCATCTTCCATCGTGGCCGTATGGGGCATCTTCGTCATAATTTTCTTTCCGTACCCTCCAAAAACTATAGTTATTGCCCGGCCAGTCTGTATTGTCAAAAAATATCTGGGCTACATTGTACAAAATAAAGTTTTCAATATCTATCAGTGTGGATATATGCCGGTAGTGTTTTGGGTCTTTCATTGAATTATTTTTAATATAGTTTATCATATTTCTGTAATATACTACATCTTCCTCCGTTCCTTCAACCAACTCGCCATCTCCTTCCATAAGCACCAGGTCATCTCTGCTTACGCCATAATACTGCTCAAAATAATGTCTGTCAAACCTCTCCCTTATATTGTGAATACCCCAGTATTCACCGTTTAAAAATACTATTACGGGTTTATACGCTTGTATATCTAAAGAGGTATGCTCTACAAGACTTTGCATTAATGCATCCCTGAATATTGTACTTTGACCATCATTGCCGCCATTTCTTAATAACAGGGTTTTAAACTTGTCTGCCACATTACCCTCTTCCATTATTTTTTTGTTTCCAAAAATGGGGTACTCTATAAATTCCTGCCCATATTCACCTCTGGCATACAATCTAATGCTTTTTTGAGGATAGGTGCGTGTTGCCCCGCCATGTATCCGGATGCCTAGATTTTGACTGAATTTAGCCTCGCCACCATCAAAATACTCTATATAAGCTTCCCTTTCCCATTCCCTTCCTCTTTGGGTGAAGTTTCCTTCCCGTTCCCATGGCTCCAGCGATGAGTCATACAATTCATCATAAAACACGCCTTTTACATATATTCCATGGTTGTAATCAAACAAATTGTAAGGATCTGATACAAGGGATATGATAGGCAGGGAGTATCTGTTTTTGGCGTCTTTATCTACAAAATAAGTTGCTGTAATTATATTGCTTACAGGAGTATCGCCTTTAAAAGCCCTGCACCGTACTACCGTTGCCTTATATACATTGGACGGGGGTCTGTAATCATCAGCTATATCCCATATTTTAGAATAAATACTCTCATCCTTTTTCCTGTTTTTAATTTCAATCCCGTCTTCATACAAGTTAGAACCGGTATTTGGTTCACTGCCGTCTAATGTGTAATATATTTTGATATTTTCATTTTCTAAATTGGCTTTTAAATTTTCTAAATGGACTTTAAGTAAAAATTCCTCATCATAGAATCCACTTTTGTGGGAAAGAACGAGGGTGTTTTCTTCTTCAATATTGTCAAAATTCTCATAATTAAAGGCTTCTTTTTCTGTCGGGCTAACATTGCTGCTTTCACTGCTATTTAAAAAAAATATTATGCTTCCGCTAATAACTGCTGATACTAATATCAGAGAAATTACCTTTAATTTGTCTTTATTCATATTTTGACCCCCATATCTTGGACTGGCGTTTTTAATTTTACTTTTTTGTTTGATTTGGCTTTTTTACATGTTTTAGAGTTGAAATGAATTTATTGTCTTTTATCAAAAACCTCCATGGATATTCTTTGGCCTCGCCGGCATAGTCAATATTAATTCTCGGGGTGAAAATAATATCTTCTTCCCGTACCTTCTCATTGTCCAGAAGATATAAATTGTCCCCGCATAAGTCTATACCGTGGAGTTTTTTTGTTATATCCATTGCCTGACACAGCTTACCCGGTCCGCTACACAAATTCTTTAAAACTTCAGTGTTTCTGCGTTTTTTCATAAGTTCAATTCCTTCCACCGGTTCAACAGCCCGGATAAGAACCATTTCCGGCTTCCCTTGTACATTGGTTACAATATTAAAACAGTGGTACATTCCATAAATAAGGTATACATATCCATGCCCTCCGGGACCAAAAGCAACCTCAGTGCGGCTGCTCCTCTTTCCTCTATAGGTGTGTGCAGCAGCATCTAAAGGTCCTATATAGGCTTCCACTTCAACTATTTTGCCTACAGTGGTACCTTCTTCTGAAACACGTATAATGTATTTTCCAAGAAGCTCTTTAGCTACTTCCAATGTGTCTCTTTCATAAAAGTCTCTTTTTAATTTGATTTTAATACCTCCTAAAAAAAGAGTATCTGTATCTTTTTTGATATAATAGTATCACAAAACAGGTATAACAACAAGAAAAATTTCGCTTGAATATTATTATGGGTATACCAATAATAATTATTGAAAAATATGTTTTGACAGTCATATTTTTTCTATTTAAATAAATTGAGTTGTAACTTATTTTTTATCATAAATCTAATTATCCCTATATTTTAGTAGGTGGGGATGCAATACCTACGATAATTTTCCCAGCTCTAATGTTAAAACTTACTTTTTATATTATACAGAATTAAAAAATATTTTCAAAATAAACTCTTTGTTTACAAAATGTATGGATAAAATAAAAATATTGTGATTTTTTAAATACATATTTATTTATCTGTTTTTTTTTATTATATAATACTAATTAATAAAAGAAGTGGAAACCTTTGATTGTAAAATTTCCACTTCTTTTAAATATAAAATGGTAGTGTCAAAAAAAGTTATGAAAACAGTGATTTGAGACTGCAAGAATGTTAACAAAAGTAAAATTGAATTTTGACGGTTGAATAGGGTGGAGAAAGGAGGTAGAGAACTTTGGGTTTAGAGACACGGAGTTACTGAAATGGGCGGTACAGGGCAGCTTAACGCATAAGAAAAAAGCTTTATGTTTTTTGTATATGCTCTCAAGGTTTTTAGGCTACCTGATACTCTAAAATATAATCCTATGCCATGTCAAGTAATTCCAACCATCTGGCAGGTCTATTAGTAGTTCAGTAACGTCCGGGATATTTACCGGAACTCTGTAACCCAGAAATTTATGGGTATTAAGAAGTTATACCATGTAGTAAACAGTATTAGATTGTTCTGGCAGTTACCAAAGGCTCCAAATCCAATAGTTGACTTGTAGTAACGGTTTAAAGTGCAATTGAGTAGTTCAATTACCTGCTTAAGCAATCTGCGCTCTTCTAAAACAGGATCTTCGTTGATCAAACTTTTAGACTGGTAAGATAACAACTGGAGAAAAACAGTAAATAAGTATTTTAGGTCAGTATTCAATTATAATTTTTGACACTACGAAAATATCAAAAGGAGGAAATTTTATGAACAAACGCTTTAAAAAAGTATCTTTAAGTACTATTATGTTAATTGGATTTGCACTATCTGCTGTACTAACTAATTTAACAGGTGTCAGGGCTAATGAAACAACTGTAACTTTTGAAGCAGAATCAAGCTATAACATCAATCAGGGAATGATAGTTAATCACAGCGGTTGTTCAGGAGGGCAATATGTAGGATTAGTAGGTAATGGTAATATACTTCAGTTTAACAACATTTATGTTGAGGCTGATGGACTGTATAATGTAACTGTACATTACTTTTCTGAAAATATGAGGTATGGATATTTGGAAGTTAACGGTAACACAGAAGCAGGTATAATTTTCCCAGGGCTTGGAAATTGGAATGATTTAGGGTCTAAAACTCTTCAAGTCAACTTGAAAGCTGGTAACAACACTTTGAAGTTCTACAATGATTTTGCGTACATGCCTGATTTTGACAGAATAACAGTGGAAGGGGCAATTGCACAAGCTGTAACTGGTTACGAGGCAGAAGCCACTGGAAATATCATTGATGGAATCGTTATAAACCAAAGCGATTGCTCAGGAGGCAAATATGTTGCTTTAAACGGTTTAGGTAACATACTTCAGTTTAATAATATTTATGCTCCTTCAACAGGTATTTATAACATAGCAATTTATTATTATTCCCTGAACGATAGCAACGGATATATTAGTGTTAATGGTGAAACAGGAACTGAAATAAATTTTAGAGGTATAGGTAACTGGGATGAGCAAGGTGTCAAATATACTACTGTGTTTTTACAAGAAGGAAATAATTCAATAAGATTTTACAATGATTTTGCATATATGCCTCACTTTGACAGATTGTGCATTGTGGGAGAGGGGTATTTACTGAACAATCCTGGTCTTGAGGAATCAAACGGAATTAATCCTTACTCTTGGTCAATAGGAAATGATCATTCTAAAAGGTCAACTTTTCAATGGGAATCGGGATCTGGAATTAATAGTTCAAAATGTATTAGCATTATTGCAACTGCTCCAACCGATGCTTATTGGATGCAAACTGTAAGATTAGAACCTAAAAAAACTACATATTTAAAGGATATATAAAAGGTGAGAATCTTATACCTGAGAACAGTAACGTAACTATAGGTGCAAACCTTTCTGTTGTTGGGGACTTTTGCTATTCAGGAAGCGGTGAACAAACTTTAGGTACTTTTGATTGGAAAGAATTTTCTGTTCATTTTCAAGCTCCTGCCTCAGGAGAAGTAACAGTGGCATGCAGATTAGGAAACTGGTGGAACCTAGTGTCAGGTAAGGTTATGTTTGATAATCTCACAATAGTTCCAGACAACAGCCTAACCAGAATAGAAGGAAATAACATATATTTAGACCTTGAAAGTACTGATTTAACATCTATATCAAATACAAATCTTAATAAGTGGATAAATCGGCTTGACAATGCTTATGAAGCTTATGAAGACTTAGTTGGTTTCACTCCTTATAACGGAGAAAAAATGGGTATACTTTCAACTCACTATTATCCAGGTGGATGGGCTGTAGCAGGCAATCCGATAAAATGGCATCAGATATATGTAAGTCCTGAACTTGCAAACATTAATAATAATGATGATTGGTCTTTTGGTATATTGCATGAAATAAGTCATAACTTTGATATTGAAGGTTGGAATTTTAATGATGAATTTTGGGCAAATACAAAAATGTATTTTATTGTAGAAGCTTTAAATGCAAAAGTCAAATCTAATTATATAGGAGCAGGATTAGCCGAATATTATCGTAATGATTGCCAGGACAGTTATACAAAAACTATACTCCCAAGAACAGGCTTCCATCATGATGCTTTAACATACTGTTTTATAAGAATCAAGGATAGAATAGGTATAGAGCCTTTCAAAGCGACATTTAGACATTTTATAACTACTGGTGAGAATCCTCCAACAAAACTTGCGAAATTCAATCGTTTTCTTCAACTGCTGCAAGAAAACTATAACCCAGGAGGAAATGAAGTAGAATCAACTTTCCCTCCTGGTGAGCTAAATTATATATTAGAACCTTCATTCAGTAATACTTAATGAGTTGAAAAAGAACTAGATATACAAAAAATAGCTAGATTTTCTATCATAAAAGTCGCATCCAATTGGATGCGACTTTAGCTTATGTATGCCCAGCATGTGCGCAATCTAACGGGTGTGAGCCCGGTAGTAAGAATGTTATAGTAAACATCAAGGTAAGCGTCAATTAGAATAGGACATCATACTTAAAATATACTTCTTTCTGTCTTTCTTAACCATCATCATAAGCAGTCAATATTTTTATTGTGCATTCGTTATAAGTTTAAACCACCTATAATTTATATTTATATTTGTGATATTATATATATATTGAAAAATGACTTTTAATTGTACAAAGGAGGTAAAAAACATGGAGAAATTAATTGTATCAACACATAAACAAACAGAAATGATTGATATTACCGCCAAAATACAGCAGGTCGTTGAAAAAAGCGGTATAAAGTCTGGCATATGTACGGTGTTTGTACCCCATACCACTGCAGCTGTTACAATAAATGAAAATGCAGACCCTGATGTTGTACATGATATTTTAATGGAAATAAACAAAATAGTCCCTTTCAATGACGGGTACCTTCACATGGAAGGAAACTCTGCCTCCCATATAAAATCAAGTCTGTTTGGCTTTTCAGAGCAGATAATTATTGAAAACGGAAGACTTGTCCTTGGAACATGGCAGGGCATATATTTCTGTGAATTTGACGGACCGCGCCAGAGACAGGTGTATGTCAAAATAACAGGGTGATGATATGGTCTTTATTGTGACGGCACTTAAAATAGAAGCAGAGCCTTTAATTGAACATTTTAATTTAAAAAAAGATATGGACATACACCTTTTCCCGGTGTACAGAAATCCTGATATCACACTTATAATAAGCGGTGTGGGAAAAGTTAAAAGTGCCATGGCGGTAACATACCTTTTATCAACCCATCAAACCACTTTACAAGATGTATTGTTAAACATTGGCTTTTGCGGTACAAATAGCAGAAAATACAGTGTTGGAACCATGGTAGCAGTAAATAAAGTAACGGACATGGATACTAATATAGATTATTACCCTGATGTTTTTATTAAGGAAAACATTCCTTTTGCCGGTCTTTGCTGCTATTCAAGACCTGTGGCACAGGACATGGTACAGGAAGAAAAGGAAGTTTTTTGTGATATGGAGTCGGCGGGTATTATGGAAGCTTCCAAAAAATTTTATTATGCCCATCAGGTAATACTTTTAAAAATTATATCCGACTATTTAAATCCTGAAAAGCTTGATAAATTTCAGCTAAAAAACTTTATAAAAAAAAGTATGCCGTTAATTGAAAAAATTATTCAAAATGCAGTATATTTAAATAACTCCTTTAAAGGAATGTGGTTAGATGAAAATGAAATAAGCTTAATAGATACAGTTTCTCAAAATTTAAGATTTTCTAAAACAATGGAAAAAATGCTTTTTAAAAATGCTGTACAGGCTAAAGTCAAGGGTATCGATGTGTGTAAAACAATTTACCCTTTTTTAGAAACAAAAGTTAATTCTAAATTAGAAGGGAAGAGAATTTTTGAAAAAATACAGCAACAACTTAAATAATACCGGTATACAAAAACATGCAGGTACCGAAAATTCAAATACACCAAACTTTGCTGCACCCAATCCGGCTGCACCTGATAAAAAAAAGAATATATTTAATGCAATATATGTGGAGGAAGCTGCACTTAAATATCCTGTTTCCCAATATGTCCTTCAAAAATACTCCCATCATACAATAATACCTATAAGGCACTACAAAGATGTATTCAACAGAACCAACCAGCTGTTTTCCATTCAAAAACACAATCAATCTTTAATACTTGCAGTTAAGGACAAACCGTTTTTGTACAAAGGGCCGGAGGTATGCCAGGATTTTGGACACCCTAATTTTTATTATACTTCCTTTTTGCTAAACTGTATTTTCAGCTGCGACTACTGCTACCTGCAGGGAATGTACCCATCTGCAAATATAGTGGCTTTTGTCAACACAGAAGATTTTAAAAATGAAATAGCCTCTAAAGCCATGCAAGAACCTCTT
The genomic region above belongs to Acetivibrio saccincola and contains:
- a CDS encoding secondary thiamine-phosphate synthase enzyme YjbQ, with product MEKLIVSTHKQTEMIDITAKIQQVVEKSGIKSGICTVFVPHTTAAVTINENADPDVVHDILMEINKIVPFNDGYLHMEGNSASHIKSSLFGFSEQIIIENGRLVLGTWQGIYFCEFDGPRQRQVYVKITG
- a CDS encoding M60 family metallopeptidase; the protein is MACRLGNWWNLVSGKVMFDNLTIVPDNSLTRIEGNNIYLDLESTDLTSISNTNLNKWINRLDNAYEAYEDLVGFTPYNGEKMGILSTHYYPGGWAVAGNPIKWHQIYVSPELANINNNDDWSFGILHEISHNFDIEGWNFNDEFWANTKMYFIVEALNAKVKSNYIGAGLAEYYRNDCQDSYTKTILPRTGFHHDALTYCFIRIKDRIGIEPFKATFRHFITTGENPPTKLAKFNRFLQLLQENYNPGGNEVESTFPPGELNYILEPSFSNT
- a CDS encoding 5'-methylthioadenosine/S-adenosylhomocysteine nucleosidase family protein, whose translation is MVFIVTALKIEAEPLIEHFNLKKDMDIHLFPVYRNPDITLIISGVGKVKSAMAVTYLLSTHQTTLQDVLLNIGFCGTNSRKYSVGTMVAVNKVTDMDTNIDYYPDVFIKENIPFAGLCCYSRPVAQDMVQEEKEVFCDMESAGIMEASKKFYYAHQVILLKIISDYLNPEKLDKFQLKNFIKKSMPLIEKIIQNAVYLNNSFKGMWLDENEISLIDTVSQNLRFSKTMEKMLFKNAVQAKVKGIDVCKTIYPFLETKVNSKLEGKRIFEKIQQQLK